GGCGGTATTTATAGTAAACGGCGACGTTTCCGTGTACCAATCAGTATTCGCCGTTCCGTCCCAAACCGCTTGGGCGAACAAAATTTGCGCGGTCATCCATATCGCCGCGATTACCTTAAAAACCATAAAAATCTCCTTTTTTTAATTAAAATTTCTCCCTTGCGGCAATAATCGTTATTGCCGCAATTATACATAAAAACCTTATCCTTTCTACACTAATTTCTGTTTATTTTCCCCCGAATTTTCTCCACCGTCTCAATAAACGAAACGGGGGTTGGCGAGCCTATTGCATAGCCGTCTATAATGTAAATCGCATTACTTCTTATCGCCGACATATTTCTGAACCGCGACCACCGCCTGATTTCGTTTCGCGACATTCTTTCCATATCGGCGATTATTATTATGTCGGGATTTGCCGCCACAACAGCCTCCGCCGAAACCATTGCGCCGCCCTCCAGATTAAAGGCGTTTTGTCCGCCTGCACCTTCTATCATTTCGTTTCCCAGCGTGTTGCGCATTATCGTAAAAATCGGATTTGCGCTCAACTGAACGAATATTATCGGACGGTTTTCAATCGCCTTGTTTTCTTCGATCATTTGCGAAAGCCGCTTGTCGGTAATCGCCAAAATACTGTCCGCTTTGGGCAAAACATTCGCAATTTCAGCGATTTTTCTGAAATTTTCGCGCAATTCTTCGTAATTTTTGGGGTCTAAAATCACCAAAACATTCACGTTTGCTCTTCGCAATCTTTCTATAAGCGAGGCGTTTGTAAGTCCGCCCGCAATTACAATATCGGGGTTAAGCGCCATAATGCTTTCGCCGCTTATGTTCATAACATCGCCGATAACCGAGGCGTTTTCACCGCCCAAACAAAACGAAGTTCTCCCCACCAAAAGAGAGTCCGAGCCCAAGGCGACAAGCTGATTTGTCGCAGGCGGAGCAAGAGAGACAATCCTTTGCGAAAAAGCAACGATTGCGCAAAATAAAACAATAATAACAGGTTTCAAAAACATAAAAACTCCTTTTTTTTCATTAAAAAATACGTTTTGTGCAATCAGGTTAAACAATCATCTGCATAATAATTTATCGCCTTTGCTAAGCTTTTGCAATCGAGA
This Chitinivibrionia bacterium DNA region includes the following protein-coding sequences:
- a CDS encoding helical backbone metal receptor, with protein sequence MFLKPVIIVLFCAIVAFSQRIVSLAPPATNQLVALGSDSLLVGRTSFCLGGENASVIGDVMNISGESIMALNPDIVIAGGLTNASLIERLRRANVNVLVILDPKNYEELRENFRKIAEIANVLPKADSILAITDKRLSQMIEENKAIENRPIIFVQLSANPIFTIMRNTLGNEMIEGAGGQNAFNLEGGAMVSAEAVVAANPDIIIIADMERMSRNEIRRWSRFRNMSAIRSNAIYIIDGYAIGSPTPVSFIETVEKIRGKINRN